One Triticum dicoccoides isolate Atlit2015 ecotype Zavitan chromosome 5B, WEW_v2.0, whole genome shotgun sequence genomic window carries:
- the LOC119305255 gene encoding uncharacterized protein LOC119305255, with protein MAPRGRPPKHVCNKCYKNFPSGRALGGHMSLHWRKVKQPKGTPSPPATVVDLNVSLLSPSDEETLLRFSGTQCQLCSKVFSACDSLRKHMREHREKNVLSKPVEEAAGLMEARAIAGGGCNVLLSPVKRKRSKRGTPPLKFNEMDAAASLLLLSEHSSKISAYEDCYTEVMDSLPPNVSKDVKLNAFDHQLVRSAEFKKPKGCKCSAYDICYGQCVKDNNLIPNVAKEKTSIPNIAKNSACEDCFGECEKDSSLIPNVELKERSLIANVPEKDNTLISIVLEEVELNVLDHVLAGDAELRKKQITDNSVEMKCADFSAAVKVKRHRCNACGKSFGSGSALGGHMRWHLPRSNDRHHGFAESPDSVVMKEQKQKLELGTKFLDLRLPGLTDITIFSGLKSEPEPWRVASSVH; from the coding sequence ATGGCACCACGAGGAAGACCTCCGAAGCATGTGTGCAACAAGTGCTATAAGAACTTTCCTTCAGGGAGGGCTCTTGGAGGCCACATGTCACTCCACTGGCGCAAAGTGAAGCAGCCAAAGGGAACACCAAGCCCTCCTGCCACTGTTGTCGACTTGAATGTGTCGCTGCTGAGTCCAAGTGATGAGGAGACTTTGCTGCGGTTCTCAGGAACACAATGCCAGCTGTGCTCAAAGGTGTTCTCTGCCTGCGATTCTCTGAGGAAGCACATGAGAGAGCACAGGGAGAAGAACGTCTTGAGTAAGCCCGTCGAAGAAGCAGCTGGGCTGATGGAAGCTCGGGCCATTGCTGGTGGTGGCTGCAATGTCCTGTTATCCCCTGTGAAGCGCAAGCGGTCAAAGAGGGGGACACCACCACTCAAGTTTAATGAGATGGATGCTGCAGCCTCTCTCCTGCTGCTTTCAGAGCATTCTAGCAAGATTTCAGCTTATGAAGATTGCTATACAGAAGTTATGGACAGTTTGCCCCCCAATGTGTCAAAGGATGTGAAGCTGAATGCTTTTGATCATCAACTGGTTCGATCTGCTGAGTTCAAGAAGCCGAAAGGTTGCAAGTGTTCAGCTTATGATATTTGCTATGGGCAATGTGTTAAGGACAACAACTTGATCCCCAATGTTGCCAAGGAAAAAACTTCGATCCCTAATATTGCCAAGAATTCAGCTTGTGAGGATTGCTTTGGAGAATGTGAGAAGGACAGCAGCTTGATCCCCAATGTTGAGCTGAAGGAAAGAAGTTTGATCGCCAATGTTCCTGAGAAGGACAACACTTTGATCTCCATTGTTCTTGAGGAGGTAGAGCTGAATGTGCTTGATCATGTGCTGGCTGGAGATGCTGAGCTTAGGAAGAAGCAAATAACTGACAATTCAGTTGAGATGAAGTGTGCTGATTTTTCAGCTGCAGTGAAGGTCAAGAGGCACCGGTGTAATGCCTGTGGGAAGTCATTTGGGTCAGGGTCAGCGTTGGGAGGCCACATGAGGTGGCACCTTCCTAGATCCAATGATCGCCATCATGGGTTCGCCGAAAGCCCTGATTCTGTTGTGATGAAAGAGCAAAAGCAGAAGCTTGAATTGGGCACCAAGTTTCTTGATCTCCGACTTCCAGGTCTCACGGACATCACTATTTTCTCGGGCTTGAAATCTGAACCTGAGCCGTGGCGTGTTGCAAGCAGTGTTCACTGA